TTTCTTCATTTGGTTCATAAACAGAAAAGGAAACTTCAGGATACATTCCCAAAAATTTTTCAATATGATATCCAAATCCAATTCCGTAAAAAAGAATATGTTCATACGATTCTACGTCTTTAAATTGCTTAATAAACCGTTCTGCTTCTTTCATTGGATCATACTTACTATGTAAAAAAATAGACTTATTTTCATTCGTTACTTGGATTGTCGGAAGTCCTACTTTTGAATCCACTATCTTTACCTGTTCTAATGATCGACCATCGAACTTTTTTAATTTTTCTCTAACATTAGGAAAACGTTGACGTAAAAATGTAATATTATCAACTAATATCATGACGTGTACCTTCCTTGTCAATCGTTGTTGTTATTTCTGCTTTTAATGTTTCTAATAATGGTGTGATTTCATATTGTAATAAATCCGCAATCAATGATTCATCTTGGTTTTCAATCGCTTCCATAACCGATGTCAATTCATTTTGTAATTCAGCCATTATCGTTAAATAAGCATCCCAATTAGTAGGTTGTTTAATTTGGTCAATAGACTGTATCATCGAGAATAACCAACTTGTTGCTTCTAAAAATTGTTGAAAATCTCCCCATGTTTTATTCGTTGCTCCTTGATAAAACGTATCTACTAAATCTTTTAAAGCTGGAAGTGCTCGATTTAAATAGTTTTCCGCTTCTATTAACATATTATTAATGATTTCATCACGTGTAGATGCTTGTAGATGTATTTCTTGAATGATTTCTTTATGTTCGTCTAAATAATTTTCAATTTGCTCATATACTTCTATCCCGTCAATCACACAATGCGTAAAAACTAAATGTTGGTTATGAATTTCATTTTGAATCATCTGTCCAATCTCCTGCATTGCTTCTTCTACTTTATTTACTTCTTTTAATTTATCATCAAATAAAATTTTCATAATTCCCTCCAGCACGAAACTTCTCTACTATCTTATTTATCGTCAATACCCGCTTTTTTCTTTAGAAAAACAAAAGAGACTCCTAAAAAAGGAATCTCTTTTGCATATAAGACGGTACATTAATTAACGAAGTAATTGAAGTACGCCTTGTGGTTGTTGGTTAGCTTGAGCAAGCATTGCTTGAGCAGCTTGAGTAAGAATGTTGTTTTTCGTGAATGTCATCATTTCTTTTGCCATGTCAACGTCACGAATACGGCTTTCAGCAGCTTGTAAGTTTTCAGAAGCTGTACCTAAGTTGTTGATTGTGTGTTCTAAACGGTTTTGGAATGCCCCTAATTTAGAACGTTGCTCAGAAACAGTTTCGATTGCATTATTGATAGTTGTAATGGCAGCAGAAGCTTTTTTCGCATCTGTTACATCTAATGTTTTACCACTAGCATTACGAACGCCAATTGCTTCAGCACGCATGTCTTCAATACCAATTAAAATATTTTGACCTGTGTTCGCACCAATTTGCATTGATAATGAACCAGAAACATTTTGATTTCCTGCATCTGCACCTTTAATGCTAATTGTTACACTTTCGCCAGTATCTAATTGATCAAGATTATTAATTGCAATACCGGAAGAAAGACCTGTTGCAGAAAGTTTTCCACTTGATAAAGCTACACCTGTTAAAGTTCCTAACGGATCTTTGACATCATATGTTGCCTTACCAGATGCATCTACTCCAGTTTTTGTAATAATTACTGTTCCAGTACCAGAAAAGGCTTTTTGTCCAGAAGAAAGTGTTGCTAAAGAAATGTCAGCACGTGAGTTATTTTGTGAAGTAAATTCTGCATCTACTGCATCACGTAATCCTGCTTTTTCACCGTTTAATAATTTTTGAGTGTTAAACTCCGTTGTATTACCGATACGGTCAATTTCAGAAGTTAATTGGTCAATTTCTTTTTGAATTTCTTTACGGTCTGAAGTTGTGTTTGTATCATTCGCAGATTGTACTGCAAGTTCACGCATACGTTGTAAAATAGAGTGTGTTTCGTTTAAAGCACCTTCAGCTGTTTGAATTAAAGAAATTGAGTCTTGTGCGTTTTTAGAAGCCATGTTTAATCCACGGATTTGTCCACGCATTTTTTCTGAAATCGCTAAGCCTGCTGCATCGTCGCCAGCACGGTTAATACGGAAACCTGAAGATAATTTCTCCATGTTTTTCGCAGATTGTGTGTTGTTGAATGTTAATTGACGATGTGAGTTCATTGCTGGAATGTTGTTATTAATTCTCATAATAAATTCCTCCTTGAGTGTTGTAGCCCACTTCCTTGTGGTCTAGTAATATGTAGGTTAAGGTATCTTAACCTGTCATCTTATATATCGGGATGATTACCGTAATGTTTAATGTTTTTTTAACTTTTTTATTTTTTTGCTGTGACTAAAGTGTGTCAGTCTTTTTTCATCGCTTTTGTTAATGCTTCTAATGCATCTTTAGGAATATTTAATGCCTCTGTGTTTGCTTTTTGGATTTCTTCAAAGATTTCTTTTCGATAAATTTCTACTTGTTTTGGTGCGTTGATACCGATTTTAACTTGTTCTCCGTCAATTTGAACAATCGTTAATGTAATGTCTGGTCCGATTTGAATTGATTCGCCCTTTTTTCTGGATAATACTAGCATATTAAACACCTGCTTCTTTTTTTACAAGCGGTTCATTAATAGCGTATCTGTTGTCGTTTAAAATAACTTGTTTTGCTTTTTGCTTTTTGGTGTTAATAATAATGGGCGCTTGTAAATTGATGGTTGATTCGTCAAATGGTTTTTTAATCGTCAAGATGGCATATACGAGAGCCTCTTCTTGTTTGGTTAAATTTAATGCTAATACCGTTGCTTCGTCTAGTTTAATGTCGTAGTTCGGATAAAAAACGAATGGGCTTGTCATGACGAAAGCAAGTGCTTCTGTGTGGATAGATTGCAAAATGAAAAATGGGTCTTCGTTGGAAAATGGTAGGATGACGAATTGTTTTTCTTCTTCAAAGCTTGGAATGCCTTGTTCGAATGTAATGATTTTATCTGATTCGATTTCGATGATTCCGTGGTATTTTGTGTGAATCGTTTGCATGCGTATCACGCCTTCCTTAAGATCTTACATCAAATTGGAGTGATGGGTTTTGCTCCATCCTATACATTACCCGCCCTGGCGTATAATTGTAACCTGTTTTGTATGTTTGCCATGATATATTTGGTTTTCTTATATCCCAGTTAATGTTTAGCTTTGATGGTTCGTAGTTGATTTTCACACTGCCAACCGGCGGGATGAAGCCGATATTTGTGTCGTATTCCGGCGTGTAAGCGTTGCGGACAGCTTGATCAATCAGTGGTTTGCCACCACTTTCGATGGCCATCATTTCGTCGCCTTCTTGGCTTAGTCGTGCAGTTGTTTGTAGGACTGTTTGGTTGCCGCGTTGTGCTTCTTCACGAATGACTTGCATCACTGGTTTTAAATTCATCGATGCCCATGCGGCCGATTGGTCAATAGTTAGTTTTCCTGGTATTCGGGTAATCTGCCATTTGGCTGGTGTTGATTGATAATTTAGTTGTGCGTTTTGTTGGTTCACTTCTAATTGTGGTTTGGTTGTTTGGATACTTAATTTAGCATGGGTTGGGTAGTGAATGAGTTGTGGTATGTTCATTTTTTTCCCCTCCGTGTGAAAAAAATAAGCTATTCCACAGAATAGCTTATCTTAAGAAGTCCATTAATGTCGGCTGAATAATCCGTGCACCGACAGATAAAGCTGCTCGGTGGATACTTTCTTGAATTTTTAAGTTCATCACAACTTTTTCAAATTCGACATCTTCGTTATCTGAAAGCATTTTATTTGCCGAAACTTCTTGTTGGTCTAACCGGTCGTCAATCATTTGAACCCGGTTCATCCGCGCACCTAGTTCCGACCGTTGTGCAGTAATGTGATCCATATGAGTACTTATTTCTGCTAAATATTCCCCAATTTCTTTCCCCGTTGCTGGTTTTCCTGTAGTTGCATCGCGTGTGGTTAATGTTTCTTTTAAACGACCAAGCATCTCAAATAGTTGTGTCGTTTCTTTCATTTCAGGTGGGGCAGGGTTCGGAATTTTATTTCCTGTTGCTGGGTCTTTAATAAATGATTGATAATTTGGATCCTGGTATTCGATTTTACTCGGGAACATTTGAGCTGCGGTTACGTTCACGCCAATTTGAATGCCGGGTAAGACTTCAATATTAAACGTTTGGTTGTTCGCTGACACCCCATATGTCCCATCATCTAACCGATTTACAGGTGGATTCGTTGTATCTGTTCCGTTAAAAACATATTTTCCAGCAATTTGTGTATTAAATAAATCTTTAATATGGTCGGTTAATTGTTCGATTTCTTTCGCCATATCTAGTCGTTGATTTTCTTCATACGTATCGTTACTTGCTTGCGTCGTTAATTCGTGGACACGTTGTAGTACTTGTGTTGTTTTATCAAGCACGTCATCCGAATTATCCATCCAGACATACACTTCGCCGATATTGTGTTGATACTGTTCAATTTCTTTTAAATCAGAACGATATAAAATACCATTCATAGCAACAACTGGATTATCTGACGGACGAGCAATTTTTTTCCCGCTATCTAATTGATTTTGGTATTGCCCCAACCGGTCGTAGCTTCTCGTTAAATTATCTAAAAAGTTGCTTGTGAGCATTGATTGTGTAATACGCATATTCGTTCACCTACCTACTTTTATCGTCCTACTAATCCCATGCTGTTAATGATTTTATCTAACATTTGATCCATTGTCGTTAACATCCGCGCCGATGCGTTGAATGCTTGAGAATAGCGAATCATATTCGTCATTTCTTCTTCTAACGATACGCCACTCACGGACTGACGGTTTTTTTCTACGTTTAATGCCAATGTTTTCGAGCTATCAAAAAAACGGTTTGCTTCTTGTCCTTTTACGCCTAGCTCACCGACAACGCCAGCATAATAGCCATGGATTGTCTTTTTCGTTACGTCTGTGGAACCTTCGAACGAAAACTCTTTATTTTTAACGTTTGCAAGGGCAATAGCGTTTGAGTTATCCCCTACTGCAAGCAATGTTTTTTGGACGGCAAGTGGTTGCGCATTATAGTTTTTCGTAAACGCTTGTCCGTTTAATGCTGCGGTATCAAGGGTTAATCCAAAAAATTCAGTTCCTGTCAACGTCACATTTTGGGTTACTTCGTTTCCAGTTGCATCTTTTCCGACCATTGTCGCCGTTACCGTTGGATCTCCTGTCGCTGGAACGGTAATCGATGTAATGTTGAGTTGATTATATTCATTCGTACCATTTTTATAGCCAAGGAAAGAGCCGTTTAAATAAACTGCTTGATTTCCTTCCACAATCTTTTGTGTTGGATAATGACCAGATCCTGCTGTCGCAATGTTTCCTAAGCTTTCTTGAATACTGGTTGTTACTTTTACTGCTTTAGCGGCGTCGTCTACTTTGTTTAATGGATCAAAGAATGATACACTCGTTTGCACTTCTGCACCTGTTTGATCGACTAATTTTCCTTGTGCATTAAAACTGATTTCTCCATTATTAAATTTCATCGCTGTCTCTTTTGTAAATCCAGATGCATGAATCTCATTAAATTGAGTCGTAAAATTGTACGCCATAATGTCTAACTCGTTCAACATGTCTGGATACAATCCTTTTGTTTGTCCAGCAGCATCAAGGTATCCGTATGATTCAACAATTCCTAAAATGCGTCCTTGACTTTTAAAATTGTGCGCTTCTGTTACGCGTTCTACACCTGCTGCATCTTTAATGGTAATGCTAGCTACGGCTTCTTTTGCTTCATTATAGTTAACCGTCATCGTTGCATGTGTGTAGTCATCGCCATTAATGAGAACCGTATCTTCCCCTTTTAACGTAATCGTATATTTTCCTTCAGCAACTGCTTGTGGATTCCCGTTTGATTTTACGCGTGCTACTTCGATATCTACGTATTGCGATAATTCGTCGACTAATGTATCGCGGCGATCGTATAAGTCGTTCGGTAAATAGCCGTGCGGTTCAATTTCTCCAATTTGACGGTTCATATCATTTACTTGTTTAAGTAAAGAATTAATATGGTCAGTTGCTACGTTTAATTGTTCTTTTAAATCGACCTTAATTTTATCTAATGATGTGGATAAGTAACTAAATGTTTCTCCAATTGCCATCGCACGTTGGCGCACGACTGAACGCGCCCCTTCGTTAGCAGGGTTTTTATGTAAGTCTTCAAGCGACTGCCAAAAGCGGTCCATTACTTTGGATAACCCTGTATCTGATTTAGGGTCTAGTGATTCTTTCATTACTTCTTCCATTTTATAAATAGCTTCTGAGCGTGATTGCCAGTATCCTAACTTTTTCGTTTCATCGCGAAGTTGTTTATCTAAAAACTGTTCGCGAATCCGTTGAATACTTCCTGGTTCGGCACCAGTACCTACTTGTCCTGGTATATCCGGACGGTTCATCCCGACTCCTGGATAAGGTTCTGTCGGTTGGATGTTGACACGTTGTCTTGAATATCCTGGTGTCGATGCATTTGCAACGTTATGTCCAACTGTATTTAGTGCTCCTTTTTGTGTTGCTAACCCGCGATAAGCGGTATTAAGACCGTGGAAAGTTGATGTCACCTTGCTGTTCCTCCTCTGCTAAGCTTTCGTATCAAACATTGAACGCACCGGGCGCCCGTCTTCTTCGTCTGTTCTGTCCGAATAACGAGCAAACGGGTCTACCGGTTGCGCTAAATCTAGTGATAAATTGATAAATTTTAAGGAATCGAAAATGAGCTGTTGGTTTAACGCATTTTGATATTGTAACGTTTCGATTTCAGCCATTAACGTTTGTTGGCGTTCGATCATCGTCACTTGGTCTTGTTCGTGAAAAAAAGGCAACATCGCTTTTAATGAACGATCGCCTGTTTGGATGACTTGTTTGGCTATTTGTTCGCGTTGCCTTTCTAATTGTTCAAGCATTTTCACGTACATGGTTTCTTTTTGGATAATGGTTTTAATTTGTTCTAAATCGGAATGAATCACTGCTTGTTCTTTTTCTTTTGCTAATTGATTTAATTCCTGATGGGTCTGAATGAACGTATCTAATAATTGAACGATCGCTGTGGCTTCCATTATCAGCCATCCCCCTTAAAATGAATCATTGTAATACTCATATAATTTACGCGCTACTGCTTGCGCGTCGATTTTATACGTTCCTTGTTCGATTTGTTCTTTAATAGCTTGCATTTTATCTAACCGGGCTTTTGGAATTTCTTCTTCTTTTTGAAGCGCTTTTGCTTCTTTGGAAATTTCCACTTGATCTTTTTTCATCGTCACGTTTGCTTCATACCGTTTCCCCACTTGTTCTTTTTGTTGGTATGACTGAACATGAATCGATGGAATATGATTAATTTTCATCTGCGCTTCCCCCCTTTTTAATTCCGAAAACAATCGTTTTTCTGTTACTTTTTATATCGGATGTTATCCGAAAATGTTAAGGAATCCCCGTTTATTTTTTCCCATCTACTTTATAAAACACACTGCGGTTTGCTTCTTTTCGTTGTCTTTCTTTAATCGCAGCTAGTTCTTCTGCTGTTTGTAATTCTTTTGCTAATTGTTTTTTACAATCGTTACAAATCGTACCGGATTTAATCGTTTTCTCGCACGACTCACATTTATATCCTAAATTCGGCATATTGCTTACGCGAAGGCGTCCTTCTCGAATAAAGCGTGAAATATCGTCTTCTGATACGCCTGTTCCATCGATAATATCTTGCATCGAAGCTCGGCGGTTTTCTTGTTTTCGTACGAATCGATACACTTTATCAAAATTTTCTTGTTCTTTTTTATAACAATCCGGGCAAATTTCACGAAATCCTTTTAAAAATAATTGCCCGCATCGTGGGCAGTTATCTAATTGGCCTGACATATTAGGAACCCCCCTTCTTATATGCTCTAACAAGCGTCATTGCTCGTATATCTTCTATGGTTGTAATTGTTTGCAATGCTTCATATGCTTTTTGAATGGTCGCACCTGTAGTATATATATCGTCAATGAGCAACACTTTTTTGATAGGGCTTTTGACGTTTATTTTATCATGAATTTGGAAATGTGTTTCGTTCGTTAGTCGCTCTCGTTTCGACCATTTGCTTTTTCCCGTTTGCGCATCCGTCCGAATTAATAGCGGTAACGGTTCATTTGTAAGCATTTTTGCTAATTGCATCGCCTGGTTAAATCCCCGCTCCCTTAACCTAGTATGGTGTATTGGAATCGGAACAACGGTATATTGACGGAATGCGTTTTGGTACATCGTTCGCCATTCTTCCTGAAAAGCATCGATAATGGCGTTATCCCCGCGAAACTTCCATTGGGCGATGATGTCTTTCATTTTTTCATTGTACACATATAACGAATGGTTGGATACTCGTTTTCTATTCGTTTGCCGTTCAAATGTTACACAATCGGAACAAATCGGGCCTTCGTATGGTTTCGAACAAATGAGACACCTATTTTCCGAAATCCGTTCTAGTTGTTTGGCACAATGCACACAACAAGTAGTAGATTGTTTTTGCCACAATGAAGCAAAAGATAATGTTTCCACAATCGAAGCATGACAAATGAGACAATGATTACGTTTCATCAATCAATCCATCCCGCCTTTTTCGCTAAATAATTTCGTTGTTCAATATGGGCTTGTGCTTTTACCATCGCTTTTGTAACACCGTAATGAAAAAAGACAACATCACCAGTGGGGGCATCTTGTTTTCGTCCAACCCTGCCGGCAATTTGAACGAGTGCTGCTTCGGTAAAAATAACTTCTTCTGCACCAAGCACCGCTACATCTAGTCCTTTTACTGTCACACCGCGCTCTAAAATCGTCGTCGTAACAAGAAATGTTACTCTTCCTTTTTGAAACGCTTCGACTTTTTCTTTTCGGTTCGGATCTTCGGCATGAACACTATCCACTTTGTCAAAATGCTTGTTTAAAATGGTCGTTACTTCGGTTAATACGGAAAGGGACGGGACGAATATAAAAACAGGGATATTAGATTCATATCGGGTATGTAAAAAACGAAGCACCTTTTTCGGGAGACGACTTTTTTTTAGTTTTTTTTTCCATTGGCCACACCATGCAAATCGTGGAACAGGTAATGGATGGCGATGATAACGAGCCGGAATAACAACCGTTTTATCGACCGTTTTTTTCATTTTTTCACTTGGAGTCGCACTTAAATAAAGGATGGAAGCAGAAGGTTTTTTCGCTTTTTGAACAGCTTCATGAAGCATTGGAGTCGTGGAATATGGAAACGCATCTACTTCATCGATAATCACAACATCAAATGCTTCTTTGTATCGTAGTAGTTGATGAGTAGTGGCTATCGTTACCGGATGATATGTTGGAGTTTCTTTGGCACCACCGTACTGGGCTAAAATAGGAACGTGCGGAAAGACTTCTTTTAACCTAGGGGTTAATTCGTGGACGACGTCGACTCGGGGAATTGCTAAGGCGACGCGTTTTTGTTCTTGTAACGCTCGTTCAATTCCAGCAAATAACATTTCTGTTTTTCCTGCGCCACATACCGCCCAAATTAAAAGGGATGATTGCTCTTGAATGACGTGTTTTACGATGTCAGATGCTTCTTGTTGGGAAGGGGTTAACGTGTAGGGAAAATAGAGCGTTGTATCGAAGGAAACAGATGGTGGTGGACCAATCCAAGAAAAAAGCGGCTCGATTTCACTTATTTTTCCAAGTGTGATACATTGGCGACAATAGACAACCTTTTCCTGAATGCGCTCATCAAAATACGTACCGAACAGAGAAGTATCTGCGTTACCGCAACGGTTGCATTTGTAACGATGGTCTTTTTTCGTTAATCCTTGTGTGACTTGAACGTAACCTTGTTCAACATGACGGAAAAGAAGCGATGGCAGAAATGGAATTTCTGACAATAACAATGCTTTTCCCACTAAAAAATGTTGTAATGCTTCATCGTGGGCAAATGGTTGAAAGGGAAAGGAAATATCTATCCCGCGAACGACAGGTGCGCCGAGTATATACGGCAACAAACGACCATTTTGAAACGTAATCGGCATGATTTTATCCTCCTATTCAAATAAAAAACCACTCAAAAGAGCGGTTTTATTCTACGTACCAAGTTAAACCAATCGACCGATCGCCTAAATGGGTACCAATAACAGGTCCAAAATATCCTTCACATACTTTAACATTTGGAAATGCTGATTCTATTTTCGCTTTTAATACTTCATAATCCTGCTTGCGATGGGAATGAATAATCGACGCTTTCATCGGTTTTCCTTCTTTTGCAACAGCAGCAAACAGGTCATAAATACGCGCTAACGCTTTTTTACCTGTTCTCACTTTTTCGAATGGAACAATTTTTTTCTCTTCGAAGTGAAGCAACGGTTTAATTTGTAATAAACTTCCGATAAATGCTTGGGCGTTATTTAACCGGCCGCCCCGCTGTAAATGATTTAAATCATCGACGACAAAATAAGCATTGGCCGTTGGCTTCATTTCATCCAAACGGGCGATAATTTCTTCTGGGCCTTTTCCGTCCATCGCCATTTTCGCCGCTTCTAACACGTAAAACCCTTGTGCCATACAGCTAATTTCGGAATCATATGTATATACTTCTAGTCCATCCACCATGTTCCCAGCAGTCATCGCATTTTGATACGTCCCACTAATACCGCTAGATAGGTGGATCGATACAACCGCTTCGTATCCTTCGTTTTTTAATCGTTCAAATTCTTCCACGAACATCCCGGTAGACGGTTGCGACGTTTTTGGTAATTCAGATTTTAATTTTTCATAAAATTCTTCGGTTGTAATATCTAACTCTTCTCGATATGACTGCTCTCCAAACGTCACCGATAACGGGACGAGTGTAATGTTATATGCATTTCGTAGTGACTCTTCTAAATAGGCAGTACTATCTGTTACAATAGCCGTTTTCATCCAATCAAAACCTTTCGCTCTACGTTTGTTTTCTTAATAGTATCACGAAAACTTCTATTTAGAAAAGTGCAAGGAAAGATTGCTTTATCCCGCTGTCGATCTTGTGCTTTTCTCTCTTAAACGAGCCCGCCTTCGCTTTTTGTGTAATCTAGTTCCGGGCGCCAGGGGCGACCTCCGCTTTTTGTGCAATCTAGTTCTGGGAGGCTACGACTGCCGTAATAAGTCAATCGACTACAGAGGCAAAGAGGCGCCTCTTCCGTCGCTCACCTTATTACTCTGTCGGTGAACGAGCCTCCCTCCACCTCTTAAGATAAAAAGCAGGTTGCCAAACGTGTTTGGCAACCTGCTTTCCCTTTTTATCACTTATCGGCCCAACTTATTTCGTTATCGCACAATGACCCAGCCGTTTTTAATTGCTTCTACAACTGCTTGCGTACGGTCTTTTACACTCATTTTTTGCAAAATATTGGAAACGTGATTTTTCACGGTTTTTTCACTAATAAATAGAGAATCTCCAATTGCTCGGTTGCTTTTTCCATCTGCAAGCAATTGCAATACTTCACATTCGCGTTTCGTTAAAATATGAAGCGGACGAATGACTTCTTCTGTCACTTCTTCCATTCCTTTTATTTTTTCATTCGCTAGGCGGCGATATTCCTCGATTAAGTTTTTCGTTACTTTTGAATGAATATATGCACCACCACTAGCTACAATTTCAACAGCCTTAATTAAAGAATCGGCATCCATTTCTTTTAATAAATATCCTTGTGCTCCTGATTGAAGAGCATGTGTTACATACGCTTCGTCATCATGGATTGATAAAATAAGCACTTTTGTATCTGGATACGTTTCAATCAATTCACGCGTTGCCTCGACACCGTTCATATTTGGCATATTAATATCCATAAGCACAATGTCTGGATTAAATTTCTCTACTAACGAAACTGCTTGGCTACCTTCATCGCCTTCCGCTACTACCTCAAAATTCGGCTCTAATTCTAAAATCCTTTTTACGCCTTCACGGAAAAGCTGATGGTCATCAATAATTACAATTTTAATTAAGTTGTCTTGATTCGTCATTTCTTACTGTTCCTCCTCATTCAAAGGTATTTGCATCGTGATGATCGTACCTTCCTTGCTTTGAGAGGATATTGCTATATCGCCATTGAGTAACTCGATACGCTCGCGCATACCTAATAACCCGAATGAACCCTCTTTTTTCTCTTCTGTATCAAACCCTATCCCATCATCTTGTACGATCAAATGAATCAAATTGCGATGAAATTCTATTTTTACTGTAATTTGATTCGCTTTGGAGTGTTTTATAGCATTTTGCACTGCTTCTTGCGTTAAACGAAATAACGCGACTTCCAT
The genomic region above belongs to Massilibacterium senegalense and contains:
- a CDS encoding DegV family protein, which gives rise to MKTAIVTDSTAYLEESLRNAYNITLVPLSVTFGEQSYREELDITTEEFYEKLKSELPKTSQPSTGMFVEEFERLKNEGYEAVVSIHLSSGISGTYQNAMTAGNMVDGLEVYTYDSEISCMAQGFYVLEAAKMAMDGKGPEEIIARLDEMKPTANAYFVVDDLNHLQRGGRLNNAQAFIGSLLQIKPLLHFEEKKIVPFEKVRTGKKALARIYDLFAAVAKEGKPMKASIIHSHRKQDYEVLKAKIESAFPNVKVCEGYFGPVIGTHLGDRSIGLTWYVE
- a CDS encoding response regulator, whose translation is MTNQDNLIKIVIIDDHQLFREGVKRILELEPNFEVVAEGDEGSQAVSLVEKFNPDIVLMDINMPNMNGVEATRELIETYPDTKVLILSIHDDEAYVTHALQSGAQGYLLKEMDADSLIKAVEIVASGGAYIHSKVTKNLIEEYRRLANEKIKGMEEVTEEVIRPLHILTKRECEVLQLLADGKSNRAIGDSLFISEKTVKNHVSNILQKMSVKDRTQAVVEAIKNGWVIVR